One stretch of Poecilia reticulata strain Guanapo linkage group LG21, Guppy_female_1.0+MT, whole genome shotgun sequence DNA includes these proteins:
- the LOC103457644 gene encoding protein FAM133 isoform X1, which yields MSTRTEHRVSSSSSRTDERTRSSSRGREKRKRKRSRSRSSSSSSSSSSPSSSSSASSSSSDPSHSSSSSRSSSSSSDSRSKSRKQSKRGKKEKHKKFSCVLQQKGKKEKKQKRKKDKKAKGGDDKSGPVQISKYLKDREKGKYSMISGKKIKMKVKKSKKDKQRDKNRAELLEFLNSTL from the exons ATG tCAACCAGAACGGAACACAGGGTGTCCAGTTCCTCTTCCAGAACAGATGAAAGGACGAGGTCAAGCAGCAGAG gaagagaaaaaaggaagCGGAAACGGAGCCGCAGCAGATCATCTTCATCTTCTAGCTCGTCATCTTcgccctcttcttcctcctccgcttcttccagctcctcagATCCATCACATTCatcaagcagcagcagaagtaGCTCTAGCAGCAGTG ACTCTCGCAGTAAATCCAGAAAGCAGtccaaaagaggaaaaaaggagaagcacaaaaaa TTCTCTTGTGTTTTGCAACAGAAagggaagaaagagaagaagcaaAAGCGCAAAAAAGACAAGAAGGCAAAAGGAGGGGATGACAAATCAGGACCAGTTCAGATCTCTAAG tatTTAAAGGACAGAGAAAAAGGGAAGTACAGCATGATTTCAGGGAAGAAGATaaagatgaaagtaaaaaagtcgaaaaaagacaaacag CGGGATAAAAATCGAGCAGAGCTGCTGGAGTTCTTGAACTCTACCCTGTGA
- the rd3 gene encoding protein RD3 codes for MASWFNWNEPYQRSPRRDPADVVSDTLMLEFSWQLKEAERLQRERENEYRRLKTGVDYSWLASTPRSSFSISTGERLALEDLCSKVPPSCCGLVILKFRDAMQANEPEPHEVSGHFRAVLLEVLDQLKEEQEAQRLARQWNNKRAMSMNFRSKIKINPFGSTTGLTAPVGNGTGLSDLKTVSEDVEKGMETGDRSQRVWSMPDFRYKGTSSSRVV; via the exons ATGGCCTCCTGGTTCAACTGGAATGAGCCGTACCAGCGGAGCCCCCGCAGGGACCCGGCCGACGTCGTCTCCGACACCCTGATGCTGGAGTTCAGCTGGCAGCTGAAGGAAGCGGAGCGGCtgcagagggagagggagaaCGAGTACCGGCGCTTGAAGACCGGGGTGGATTACAGCTGGCTGGCCAGCACGCCTCGCTCCTCCTTCAGCATCAGCACCGGGGAGAGGCTGGCCCTGGAGGACCTCTGCTCCAAGGTGCCGCCCTCCTGCTGCGGCCTGGTCATCCTCAA GTTCAGGGATGCTATGCAGGCCAACGAGCCCGAGCCACACGAGGTGTCGGGCCACTTCCGGGCCGTCCTGCTGGaggttctggatcagctgaaggaggagcaggaggcgCAGCGGCTGGCTCGCCAGTGGAACAACAAGCGAGCCATGAGCATGAACTTCAGGTCGAAGATCAAGATCAACCCGTTTGGAAGCACGACGGGCCTCACCGCACCGGTGGGCAACGGGACGGGGTTGAGCGACCTCAAAACCGTCTCTGAGGACGTGGAGAAGGGGATGGAGACGGGGGACAGGTCGCAGAGAGTGTGGAGCATGCCCGACTTCAGATATAaaggaaccagcagcagcagagtggtCTGA
- the LOC103457644 gene encoding protein FAM133 isoform X2, translated as MSTRTEHRVSSSSSRTDERTRSSSRGREKRKRKRSRSRSSSSSSSSSSPSSSSSASSSSSDPSHSSSSSRSSSSSSDSRSKSRKQSKRGKKEKHKKKGKKEKKQKRKKDKKAKGGDDKSGPVQISKYLKDREKGKYSMISGKKIKMKVKKSKKDKQRDKNRAELLEFLNSTL; from the exons ATG tCAACCAGAACGGAACACAGGGTGTCCAGTTCCTCTTCCAGAACAGATGAAAGGACGAGGTCAAGCAGCAGAG gaagagaaaaaaggaagCGGAAACGGAGCCGCAGCAGATCATCTTCATCTTCTAGCTCGTCATCTTcgccctcttcttcctcctccgcttcttccagctcctcagATCCATCACATTCatcaagcagcagcagaagtaGCTCTAGCAGCAGTG ACTCTCGCAGTAAATCCAGAAAGCAGtccaaaagaggaaaaaaggagaagcacaaaaaa AAagggaagaaagagaagaagcaaAAGCGCAAAAAAGACAAGAAGGCAAAAGGAGGGGATGACAAATCAGGACCAGTTCAGATCTCTAAG tatTTAAAGGACAGAGAAAAAGGGAAGTACAGCATGATTTCAGGGAAGAAGATaaagatgaaagtaaaaaagtcgaaaaaagacaaacag CGGGATAAAAATCGAGCAGAGCTGCTGGAGTTCTTGAACTCTACCCTGTGA